ATATTTTGCTTTATTGATCTTGGCTGTTCTGACTGGCATAAGATGAAATCTCTAAGTAGGCtttttttagagttttatttatttttatgtgcattaattttttttgcctgcatgtatatctcaGGCaaggtgccagatcctctggaattggaagtacagacagttgtgagctgccatgtgggtgatgggaattaaacctgggtcccctggaagagcagctggtactcttaaccactgagccatctctccaggctctcaaagtagttttgatttgcatttctttgatgagCAGAGTTATTGAACATCTCTTTTTAGTGCTTCTCAGTCATCTGTGCAGCAAAGTagaaggatacaaaattaatttaaaaaattagtagcACTGctatatacaaatggcaaatggactgagaaagaattcAGGAAACAGTACCTTTTACAATAACCTcaaaaaatatcttggggtaactctagccAAGCAAGTAAAACTCTTATATGATGATAActataaaacactgaagaaatcaacagaagaaaatcaggagatggaaagatctcccatgctcatgaatcagtaggattaatatagtaaaactagtcatcctatcaaaagcaatacacagattcaacacaatcctcaTCACAattccaacaaaattcttcacagaacttgaaatgacaattttcagcttcatatagaaacacaaaaacccaggagagttaaaacaatcctgaaaaataaaagaactgctggatcTTTAATCCCTATCCCAGTTCTCAatttgtactacagagctatagtaataaaaaaaacagcatgatattggcacaaaGACAGACACATCGATccatggaatagaattgaagacccagaaataagtCTACATGCCTATTGAACCTGATTTTTGGTAAAGAATCCAGAAAcacacatcttcaacaaatggtgctggtcaaactggatggctacatgtagaagaatggaaaTAGATCCACACTTGTCACCCTGAACAAGACTTCATTATCCTAGTTAGTGTCATAGAAGAATGtggcttactgacttgttctacctggcctgctcagcctgctttcttgtagattCCAGAACCAACAGTCCAGGGGTAAGGAGCCCTTTCACAATGCGatgggacctcccacatcaatcgttaattaagaaaatgctccataggcttgcctacagcccaatatgatggaggcatcttctcaattgagactccctcctctctAGTGACTCTGACCTGTGtcaattgacataaaactagccaaaaaAACTGACcacttgtcaacttggcacacaaACTCATAACTGTTCAGCCATATTCTAAGATCACACATTCATAAAGAATCACagtataaaacattttatgaacTTAAAAAGTCCCATAACtgtacaaattcaaacacttttaaAAGTCATCTCTTTAAAAACAGccagtctcttttaaaatccaaagctctctgtaaaactccaaaatctctcttttaaaagtttaaagtctctCAATGGTGGGTTCCTATAaagtcaaaaataaattaaatattttcttactttaaGAAGGAAGACCCAGGGCAAAGCCACAgtcagatcaaagcaaaaccagacTCTAATAGTGTAAATTACTCATTGTCcaatatctgggattcactcatgatcttcttggGCTCTGCCCTCTGAAAGACATGTTTTGTCTTCTAGGCTCAGGCTGGCTCTACTCCATGGCTCAAAATAAGGCAGATACACTAAATCTGGTAAGATAGAAAGTGGGAAACAGTTTTGATCTCATTGGCCCAGGAAGACTTTCTGAACCATTAGCACAGGCAATAAggacaacaattaataaatgagacctcctgaaactgaaaatcttctgcatggcaaaggacatcagcagcaggctacagaataggaaaagatttcaccaactacacatctaatagaggactaatatctaaactatataaagaactcaaaagcccggacatcaagaaaacaaacaactcaatgaaaaaatgaggtacagatgtaaacagagaattctcaaaagagaaaacaaatggcTAAGAAGCACTTCTTTGTCACTTGCAATTAAAACTAAATGTACTATGAGATAATGCCTTAAGTATAAGTCCTTAATAATGACTCCTTGTACTTAGATGCCACATGCATCAGTTTACTGCATGTGTATGACTCCATGTCCTAGCAGGTATGGGTACACAAGCATACATATTCATGTTTCACACAGTGTTCAGTAAACCATGAATTATTCTCTCCTTCACATTGGTTTCCTACCTTACATACATCCTAACCCTTGACGGGCACACAGACAATGTCAGCAAGTTCTCTGAAATGAATCGTGTCTTCCCATTTGAACCCACAGAACAAATCTCTGTTGGTCTGAGTCACCGTTGATATTCTAGACTTCAAAAAATGTCCTTAAGTAAATATTAAACTTCTAGAAAcacaagacaaaaattaaaaactcaacTTTGGTGGGAACAGCTTTCTTTTAGTAAGAGATGTTTCCTGGAAGAACTCCTTTGAGCCAGGGAGCCTACCCACCATGGTTGCCGACTTTGGTTTGACCTTTTTGTGGGAGTCAGACAGCGAATCAAGGCATGGAGGCCTCTTGAGGTAAGGCAGTGAGAAGGCACACAAAGTTCATATTGGTCCTCTTCTGTGAAGACTCTGAGAAAGCAAGCTGGAAATACAAACATCTCCTAACTTGTCTGTCTCTCCATTGCCCACACAGGTGGACAAGGACAGCAAAACTAAGGAGCGTGCATCCTTTCACAATTCTGGCTTAGAGGGTAGTTTGCTTCTGAGCTGTTGTATAAAGTTGAGTGATGGTTCAGTCGAAATCTGAAGAACCTAATTTCCATCATGATTATTTGTTATAAGCTAAAGATAGAcaattcccccctccccccgccgccTTGATTTGGGTTTTAATGCCTTTTCTAGAACTAGGATGATGgtcattttaaaagtagattctagGATGTTCTGTTCGGTTTGCAAGTCTGAGAGTATAAAATATACAATGCTAATCCAGATTTATTTCTTGCTATTAGATTCTTagagtattttgtttttcatcattattgtggttgtatgtgtgtggtgccttTGTGAGTGGGGGTATATGTGCTAGGGTGCATGTGTGGCTATCAGAAGATGACCGTGGAGTTGGTTTTTCTCCTGCTGTGGGTTCtgaagatggaactcaggtcatgaggcttgcaAAAACGGAcatttcctgctgagccattatTAGGATTTATAGCTTTGTTTTGTATGTACCTGACCTTCATAAATTCTGTCACCATTTATTGCCACTGAACAGAAACCATCTTAGGCTAATGATAGGTGTCTTCTCCCAGGTGCCGAAgaatgtagacacacacacatgcatgcacacgtgcacaaacacacacacacacacacacacacacacacatacacacatacacacacacacaccattgaaaAGTTAATCATAATTGTGTGAAGTAGCTTTCCAGAATCAATTTCAATTCTATGAAATTTTGAATTACCTATTCAATGCTTTTCCTTTGCAAACTAGTaattagaggaaagaaaaaaatgtatacacaATGTGTCATACTTTCTATTTTTAACAGTCATTAAAAAACATGGCCAAACtaattaatttaaatgaaaggaaaatgtccATGCCATTGTTTATTTTCAGGAGAACTCAAAACCTCCGTTTGAATTTAAGACATTAATGACATAAATGGAGTTTCATCTATCACCGTcatatttcttattaaaattttcttgcctttttcacctgtgggtttttttcccctgtgtTGTAACATATTGCCATTTTTCCCTTGGAATTGTATCCTCTATATGTAAAATCTTGAGAGCTGTAGCAGGGTCAATATTCAAGTGGCTTTGGAGCATTATATTGTAATGTTAAGAGCATGCATTTTGGAATGAAAGGTTAGTTTTTAACCATGCTTCCAATACTTTTTATGTAATTTTGACAATGTATTTAAATCCTTGTTGTTGACTTGTGGATTAAATggataaaatactgacaaataaAATACCTAGATCAAGGGAGATTAAGAGAATGAAGTGAGTTCATGTGTATAAGTGGTATAGAAAATGCTTAAATTATAGTAAATTCTCAATACACATTAGTTATATTGTTGCTGTCTATATAATATTCGttatattttcataaaagaaaatatccATATATAAGCATATTGACAGTTTTTAGAAAATTAACTATGTTTCAGAAGCTATCTGGCTGAACAGGGGATAACATGCAGGAAATAGTGTGGACTCATAGACAACAAAACGATCAGAAATCGCTAAACAAAATCTGAAGAAGCTCAGGATGAAAACAGAAAGGCAGTGGGAAAGAGCAGGTATGGAGAGCTGTGGACTGAAGGTGGGCGAGGCGCTGGACTGGCTTCAAGATGGCAGAAACAACAGAGAAAGGGGGTGGAACAGCTGATACTTGTTGCTATGAAGTTGCACTAGGGTAAGCAGACACCATTCTTCTGTTCTCTCCAGGCACGGAGACACCAGGGCTGTTAACTGTGGCTGAATCACAAGCAGAAACTGCCTGGAAGTCACAGCCATGCTTCCTTCTCTGTCACTTGAGTTTTTCATTGGCTCTCAGTGGTGCCTATGCTCTGTTACAAGACCAGGTTACAAGACCCCCAAAGGTGAGTGTCTTCCCTGAAGGAAGGACTAGTTATGAACAAAAGTGAGCCTAAAATTGGAAACACAGTCTCCTAACtgaagatatttttaattatacttattcatgtgtttgcttgtgtgtgtgtctggttcaTACGGGGAGGTAAGAGCGCAACTTGCAGGGAGGAGCTCATTCTTTTCTTCCAGCATGCAGGTcacagggctcaaactcaggtagtAAGTCTTGGTGACAAGTTCCTTTACCCATCAAGTCATCCTGCCAAGTCTTAGCTGAGCTCCCATTTCTTCTTCCAGTTTCTATGCCAGATTAAATACATGAAAGATGTTATGTACAACATGCTTTGCATGTAATGACATTCCAGATTCCTGCCCCATGCACTATCCTCAACATCAGACAGCTGTTTATAGCTACAGAGTAACTAAGATAAAGCAACTTAAAAAAGGGGAACAgtttatttggttcacagtttcagaggcttgaACCCGTGACCACTTGATCCTTCGCCTACGTGCTCTGGTGGAACAGTACATAACTGGGGAAGGAGTGGTGAAGAGCCCAGTTCTTTCCCTGACATCCAAGGAAcagtgacagaaagaaagaggaaggggacagGTCCCAATATCACCTTCAAGAGCCAGCTTCCAATGATGTAACTCCCTCTGGGTCCCAGGTCCCACAGGTTATTGCCTCTCAAAGCACCATATCCCTATACATGAGCCGTTGGGGTACCATCCAAACTGCAGCGTGACCCATCATGGAAACTAACCCAAAAACATGCTGGGAGGCATCAACAAGGAGGGGTAGTGGCCCCCAGGGGTTACCAGGTCATCCTTACCTACCAAAGAGCTGTGAAAAAAGTACCAGAGGGATATGTGTGGATCATCAGATATGGGGCAGAGGTCACGCTGCTTTTATGTGTGGCAAGAACGTCACATTCCTTCTCAGGAGAAGCATACTTAAGAAGAGCAGTGCACGGGCTTAAAATGACTTTAGCAAGTGAGTTTATGAATTATTTAGATATGAAAAAAGCGTGGAAGTGTCGTTCTAATGACTACAATTAGAAAGCACTGTTCTGTTCTGTAAAGGTGTCTATTCATTGCTTCAACTCTCCTGTGCTTATAAATCACTCTAGAGCTAAGTGCTACAGTGTATCATTCTATTCAAGTCCGTCTATTTGATGATTAATTTAACATTCATGTTACACTTGGGGATAAACATGTCCATCACCGACTTCATGGTAAATCCTAGTGAGGCTAAGGGTCAGGAGTAGGGGTGAAATGAGATCATCTCTCCACGCTTATGTCCACttccagactggcctagaattcattcTGTTCCCACAGCCTCAGATTTCTGAACCATTTTATGATACTGTTACATTTTCATAGCTGTAATTCATGGAAAGATGTGCAAAGTAAAAGAATTAGTAATCATGCCTGCTTACCACTCATTCCTTCTTGCTGTTCATACGTCTTAccgttcatttcttttttttctactatTCATACATGCTCATACAGTTTTACAGGTAGTTTTGCCTACATGGTACACTTGATCAAACAAAGAACTCAGAGCTCCTTAGGTAACACATTCATGGCCTTCTGCCCATTTTTCAAATAAAGAAAGTATAGCATCACTTCAGGTGACCCTAGCACCCAAATCTTATACGAATATCTCTAGCATTTCTCAAAATATGCTTTCTCTAGGCTAGCATTCTTGGCAATGTCAATGGTTCCTTTGAGCTCATGTGTATTTTGAGGGAGAAGCAATTAATGAAATCTACCATGGGGCTTGTACCATGGCACAATATAATACAGGTTCTGATTTGATTATGATTTGAGGCAATCTTTTTACTGTTGAGTCTGTTGTTCATTCATTTACACACCTTTGAGATCTTTACAAGAAAGTAATTGTAGAGAAAGATACATAAAGACTGTATTCCGACAAAGAGGAaggtgggagaggggaagaagagaaaaagaggcaaaggaggtggaagagaagaaagatgaggaagaggaagaaaaagatgaggaaggagacaaggaggaggagggagatgaggaggaggagggagaagtatTTAAAGAGGCTGGTGGAGCAGGAAATCTCAAGAAGTTGTGCTGTTCCTGCACAGGGAATCTGACTCCTGGGTTCTGGATTCAAAGGCACAGCTCTCATTACATACCATCTATTCAGAGGAGAGAGCTTCTGCACAGACCAAAGCAAGAGCTTTGGAATAGAAGCCCCGAACAGCTCGGCACGCAACTTCACTGGAACACTTACTTCTGTGAggatctttattttctctttgtatgAAAACATTCTTAACAGGAAGCGTGTCTTGTGGCTCACCTGCTCACAGTGCTGTTCACTCACTGTCAGGAATGGGAAAGCTCTGCATGGCTCTTGGCATTCATTCTATCTCCACGTGCTATGAGAGGCATCTCCTGTGTCCTCATAATTAAGAAACTATGATCCAAGTCGCATCTCCTGGAAGGTGCCCAAATGCACCTGTGTCCTTCCAGGTCCCCTTCCTCTGCTGGCTgagaattttatatttcttccCTTTGAGCTAAGCCATGTCATTAAAACACTTTTAGCTGAagtgttttctcctttttgtccactcatttgtgtgtgtgtgtgtgtgtgtgtgtgtgtgtgtgtgtgtgtgtgtaagagagagagagagagagagagagagagagagagagagagttcaagcCAGCACCTAATCAGTTTACTTTACCATATTTTCAGATATCTTCAGGTATCTCTTATTAAAATTTTGAGCTCTGGACCCAGTGCTACATctctactttaaaaatattgctgCTGTCTATTTTGTGGTAATGCCCAAAATATCCAATTTCCTGGTGACTAGATGCAAATAGTTAGACTCTTTCTGGTATTAAGCAAATGAGTCCAACTGGTAAGGAAAGGAATTAAGGTGCTAATTGGACCCAATTGCTTTTAACAAATCACTTAATTGTATTGCACACATTCCACAGAACAATGAACCAGGGAATTTGTTGTAGAATATCAATGCGAGAGTAACGTGTTCTTAAACTAATTGTCTtctgaaacaaaaaataataattcaaagaCTGAACCCTGAaattgaggtgttttttttttttttaaatctatacaGAACAATCCcgtttggaaaataaaataatttattttataacagGAAACATGAACTAgggaatacaaatatttttagtaTTATTGAAGTAATTTGGGGATTATTAATAGTCTGTTGAAATTGTTAAAGAATTTTTTCTGGACAATTCTTTTTAATCTTATAAAAATACTGTTAGGTTCCTAGAAATAGAAGAGTAGCCTCGTGGCTTTCTttcctatatatttttttatttttctctggagTGATTCCCTCTTGTCTTCTGGGTGCCTGTGAGTAACATCTGGCTGCACATGAACGCTAACCCTTTTCTTCGTAACTGGATCTGTGAGGCTGATTTATTAATGGCCTTGATAACTGGCAGCAGAGAACCAACTGCTGCTAGATGGTGACGATGTTGGGTAAACTAGCTGTGAGACTAAGCTCCAGTTTTGTAACAGAACCTAGTGAAATCTTAAtgccctctgctctcctctgacacacacattttaacagctTTTCTATTTAGAACAACTGGATCACGATGACATGACTGCACATGTAGGACACAGGTTTAGGGAAGTGGTTTTGTATACTGTCCACAGATACCATCGAATATGCCAAGCTGTAGTTATGTTCCAGATGTGGGACGTGTGGGAGATGTGTCGAGGCTTTCCAATCTGTGCTGATGTTGCTCTGCTCCAGGTGAACTGTATGTACTGACTAAATgacttaaaagtatttttaaatacctATGACAATTTACCATACTATCATAAAGGCTTGACCCATCATAAAAATTGCCGTGGTTATGACATACTCATCATCTTGTGCTTATCAGCTTTGTGGGGTCAACACTGCTGTTGTAGCAATGTTGGAATATACCATGCCTTACTTAGTATTATCTAAGTCACCTTGTCACCAAGAGCACCATAGATCACTAACACTTGTTCTTCCTGTCATTTGAAACTTTGTACCAAATCCtactctgtagatgtaaccaaccatcttattaaataagatacacagagccgattcagagaagaaagccaagaggtcagagctaagagcctcacccttcctgcttcagtgatcctcttcagtcaagagagctctccgaaaaagacctacttcctgtgtgtatgtctttatatagtctagctgttctgccttttcattggttgtaaacctaaacacgtgactgccttgtcactgcctgtatgtaccgccctccaggtccttaaaggcgtgtgccaccaccgccacgcacttgcgatggctctaatagctctgacccccaggtaactttattatTATGTTAACAATAAatttatgatccaattttgaaacaacttcactgtttatttcttctgtctgaatttgaatttctctataattaatttttactggtttaacaagtttttctaagactgttatcctggcacttaaattgactatctttttttttttttttttttttttttttttttttttcaatttccaaTTATTTAATCGATGTCATTCAGGGTTGTTTTGGGGACAGAATGGTCAAACCCAGCACACTCTAATGACTACACAGAAGAAAGATAAGTCAAATTCAAAATAACTTTTCTATTCAAATCAATTTACAACTTTATATAAACTTTAATGTAAGAAAATACAACTCATTTATGAAACTTGTTTTGTCAAGTTTATGGAGAAAAGTATTGACTAAAGAAATCACAGATCAAACATTTAACTGAAAGAacctctctcatacacacacccatacacactgcTCACAAGAGACCAGGGTTATCTCACTTTTGTAACAATGGTTTGGGCTTTACAGGGCTTTAAGTTATGCCAATTTGTACCCGAGTTTAATGACAGAAAAGgcaacaatttttaaattgggtATATATTTGTTTACAATTTTTAATGTAAGGCCATTTATCAAAAGAGACAAACCACAAGATGAAAACGAAGGCAacagaaaaattcaaaacaacTATCACATCcttagaaaataatttagaaaagtgTTGTACAAGATATGATGCAGATTTACATTCCATTAACCAAGACTGTGTCAATTCAGAATtctgaataaatcttttttaaagtgtgagacttaaaaaaatcatttttcagtgtatatgtaaatatgttttaTCCCACACATTTATTCAACTGGGCCATTTAACGTCATAGCAATTTTTATTCTGTACGTTTCATTCAACTTTACTTAGGGTTGAACACACATGAAATGTGCTTTAATGCATAAGAATCACAGTGGATAGCAGCaaagaactgggggggggggcattaggGAGAATCTGGTCATTCACATTGTGATTATTCTTAAAGATAACTCACACTTCTAGATCCTCAAGACTCAAGACAACCCTTtccaaagaatcaaaataaactcAAGACACCTTGCAGACACTTCCCCAGCCCTGAACAAATTGATGACCCTTTCAGacataaaaactaaaacagtTATGGCAGCAAAGACTTCAATGGCGATGTAAGTCTGTAAACTGTACTCCAGTCTTGTTTCTGACCCCCAAAGTGCAAGAAGCAGGGCTCCTAATCTCTCAGTAGTGCTTCTCCTGCAAATAATCCTTCATCTTGTTTGGCAGAGGCAGTTTCTGAATCAGGTCTATTCTGGTGTACTGACGTATGACGAAGCGGCACAGGTACTGCAGAGAGCGCACCTGCATGAACCGGGACACTGGGTTAGTCAGTCTGACCGGGTAAGTCGCAGATCCAGGCAACCGTGACCGTGAATAACAAAATGCTCCGTTTTCAGAGTCCCTGATTGAATGCTCAATTAAGTCAACTATAGATGTATGCCCTTCTACGTCTGGCTGTTCGTAAAAGCTGAACCTACCATTTGAGTGCTCAATTCTAGTGTGAAGTGTTTTACCATGGGAACGAAAGCTCAGGCTTAAAAGGTAGCGGTCATCGGAACTATCCCGAACAAGAAAAGAACCATCAGGCACGTTTGCCAgcttcccctctgcctcccagcgtGTGATAGGACCCCAATACCACCCCTGTTTTGCAAGCTTCTTCAGCTCCTCCGTAAGACTTGTCACAACCATGGGCCCACTGCTCTGCACCGAGTCATAAACTCTTGAAACCCCAGGTGCAGAGTTGGGATCGAAATTCAAATGACAGCGCACGCTTTCGGCCATGTGCATGTCCGGGCCTGAGAGGCCGCTGAAGTTCCTTTGGATTGGGTTATTCTGCATTGGAGGTAGcaatggtgagaggggaggggcaTCGTCATGACCTGCTCTAGGGTTCTGCAACATGACTCCTGTGGTGCCAATCAACAAGTTGTTCACCGAAGAATCCACAAGGATCTCCGGGGCTACAACCAGGTCCTGGTCCACCTGACTGTCGTCTTCAGAGAAGGCGCTGGCCCCTGGCAGCATGGCCGACACCTCCATGGGCGAGGACGTGTCCAGGCAGCAGTTGCGCGGCCCTTCTAGAGGGCACATCCCGTCTTCTAAAGGCACGGTGTACTGAAGGTAGTCCTGAGACATGAGTCCGATAACTACAGGCACGTGTTCCTCCAGATGGAGGTGCAGGTCCCCGGGTGAACCAGGGCTGCAGCGGGACTCAGGGCGTGGCTCTGGCTGCAGGTCCCTTAGCTCCCTGGGCTGCAGGTCCCGCAGCTCCTTGGGTTGCAGCTCCCGCAGCTCCTTGCGCACACCGTTGACAGGGCCTGGGCTGGCAGCATGCACCAGGGCCTTCACCCGCATCTCCATCTTGATGCATGTCTCCTCCGAGCTGGTGGGCCTCAGCGGCCAGGGTGTGGGGCTGTAGTGGTGGCTGCGCAATGATGTAGAACGGATGGGCCGTGGGGCACGCACGTCCTTGAGGCCCCCGGGCGCTGAAGCCGAGGAGAAGGTGTCCTCATCTGTGGGTGCAGTCCCGCCCTTGCCCTTGCCCTTCTGCTTGGCGGACAATCGCCTCTTCAAGGTGCCCATCAGGCTTTCGCTTTTGGAcctgttcttccctttctcctcctcattgCCAATGTCGCAGCTGGCCATGTCCTTGCCATAGCAGCTCCCGAATAAGGAGTCATCTTTCACGAAGTCGCCAGCGAGGGACTGGGGCTGAACCACCATGAACTCGGTTTCGTCTTTGCTTTTACTCAGGTTGAAAGATTTCCGGAAGGTTTTCAAActaattttcttcattgtgacTAGTTACCTAATCCAAACGGGTCAATTTCTCTCTGGAGCAACTATCCCCAAACATTGGGAGGGGCTGTGATGCTTCATGGATGAACTCTGCCCAGCTTCATTTAACCTCTGGAGCTATTTTCCACAGGCaaaccttatggaggcattttctcaatttagagttcctcttcccaaataactgtagcttgtgtccagttgacaaaaatCTGATGAGCATACTACCATTCCCCCATACACAATGAAAACCCTGCAGCCGCCGGCTCCGTTTCctcccggcggcggcggcggcgcgacTGCCGCGCTCGGCCCTCCTCAGGCCGCTccttgactatctttttaaatagtaaaatgaggataagaaaagtaataaactgaataattcgatcaatattaatcttttcatatagttgttccattgtcagagtgcctaaaatttcaaacaaagtccacttttcttccattgtacacataaagcccattttttaatgtagaaaaaaatctcttttatttatttatttatttatttaatttttattttgcaatacaattaagttctacatacaggcacagattcccttgttctcccccctcccgcccccctcaccttccccccagcccgccccccattccaatctcctccagggcaaagccttccccacagactgagatcaacctggtggactcagtccaggtaggtccagtcccctcctcccaggccgagccaagcgaccctgcataggccccaggtttcaaacagccgactcatgcaatgagcacaggacccagtgccactgcctggatgcctcccaaacagatcaggccaatcaactgtctcacccactcagagggcctgatccagttggtgacccctcagccattggttcatatttcatgtgtttccgtttgtttggctatttgtctctgtgctttatccgaccttggtctcaacaattctctctcatataaaccctcctcattctcgctaattggactcccagagatccacctggggcctagtcatggatctctgcatccagatccctcagtagttggatgaggtttctagcacgacaattagggtgtttggccatcccatcaccagagtaggtcaattcggactgtctctcgaccattgccagcagtctgttgtgggggtatctttgtggatttctgtgggcctctctagcactttgtttcttcctattctcgtgtggtcttcatttaccatggtctcctattccttgttctccctctctgttgttgatccagctgggatctcccactcacccaagctctctttccctcgaccctcgcccttcactacccccactcatgtccaggctgttcatgtagatctcattccatttctctgtcattgggcgatccctgtgtctttcttggggtcctgttttccaggtagcctgcctggtgatgtgagtagcagtccagtcatccttgttccacatctagtatccat
This genomic interval from Peromyscus eremicus chromosome 20, PerEre_H2_v1, whole genome shotgun sequence contains the following:
- the LOC131896532 gene encoding suppressor of cytokine signaling 6-like, with amino-acid sequence MKKISLKTFRKSFNLSKSKDETEFMVVQPQSLAGDFVKDDSLFGSCYGKDMASCDIGNEEEKGKNRSKSESLMGTLKRRLSAKQKGKGKGGTAPTDEDTFSSASAPGGLKDVRAPRPIRSTSLRSHHYSPTPWPLRPTSSEETCIKMEMRVKALVHAASPGPVNGVRKELRELQPKELRDLQPRELRDLQPEPRPESRCSPGSPGDLHLHLEEHVPVVIGLMSQDYLQYTVPLEDGMCPLEGPRNCCLDTSSPMEVSAMLPGASAFSEDDSQVDQDLVVAPEILVDSSVNNLLIGTTGVMLQNPRAGHDDAPPLSPLLPPMQNNPIQRNFSGLSGPDMHMAESVRCHLNFDPNSAPGVSRVYDSVQSSGPMVVTSLTEELKKLAKQGWYWGPITRWEAEGKLANVPDGSFLVRDSSDDRYLLSLSFRSHGKTLHTRIEHSNGRFSFYEQPDVEGHTSIVDLIEHSIRDSENGAFCYSRSRLPGSATYPVRLTNPVSRFMQVRSLQYLCRFVIRQYTRIDLIQKLPLPNKMKDYLQEKHY